Below is a genomic region from Henckelia pumila isolate YLH828 chromosome 3, ASM3356847v2, whole genome shotgun sequence.
CTCCCAGGTCCGCCGCTGCTCCGCCGCCACGGCCGTCGACGGAGAAAGCGCCCTCTTGGGTCTCTTATTCTGGATGAAACAATCCCTCATCCTCTCCTCAACCTTATCAACAGCAACAGTAGCGGTCGTAGCAGCCCTTGAATTCTGTTCATCTTCTTCGTCACCCATCTGAACGTCATTATCATCACCGGCAACTCCCACAGCGGAGGCCACCGAGTTTTCTGGCGGCGGTTGGTTGAGGAAGAGCGAGAGGCGCCGGTGGGCGGAGAGGAGGGTGGAGCGGATTTGGTGGAGTTGGAATGGGTCGGTGGTGGCTGGGATTCGGCTCGCCATTAGGGTGGCTTGCTCCAAGGATGATACGAGTTCTTGCACTGAGGTTGAGGTCTCTGTGTCAACCTCCATTGTTTCTCTTGCGGTAATTTTCTTGATTTGGTACTCTGAATTCAggccttgattttgattttggatTCATCAGATATTGGACTCAAAATCATGCTATACaaattgtttcaaaaaaaaaaataaaaatcatgctACAAATTAGAGTAGTCGCTAAATCCAtattttacatcaattggaCCCAAGACTTTAAATGTAAAAAATCTAAAATGAaccgaaaaaaaattaataattacgTTTGGACTTTGACATGAGGCTTTTGGTCTGCTGATGGGCCCGTGGACCCAAAAACCGGGTTGGCATTTCAACTTAAGTCAGACGGCCCAATTTCACTTTACACAGGTTTTCATTTGGTTTTTTCCATCATTTGCTCGAGATTTATCACGTTTCACATTATATACCTTAATGAATGTTATATGAAAGGCAATGACAAAATAAAAAAGGTTTACTTATTTAGTATAAAGTTATAAACATCTAAATACACCCGTCACATAAAAATTCTACCAAATCACTATAACCGATTCCATTAGAAAAAATAAGATGAATTACATTGGCAAACATCAATAATTGTTggtcaatcatcaaatttctagatagatatttacaataaaaaacttTGCAGAAGAGGACACGAGCGagtaatcaaaatcaaaacaacaaaaaacaaaacaaaacaaatttacgtatgttgtgaaaaagtaaaaatttacggtaaaaagtaaatactccaaaaacttaaaatatatcaaactctacactttataatatttttctctcaactcaattgtatttttcatcacaaatgaagacctatttatagatccacatttgagattagtccaaaaataaatacatcatcatctacatcatcacacactaatttttcacattttacaactcaatattcaacattcaacattcaatattcaacataatattaataataataatatttttcaacactcccccttgtgatgatgatcgtgatatgatgactgtcttcattacgtgttttatactgcctcgttaaaaaccttactagaaaaaacacagtgggataaaaaccatagtaagggaaaaagagtacagccacgtaaactccctctcatgttaacatgagtgattcttcacatattccgcagattgcgcatcccaatgttgtatatatgctttctgaatatcgtcgtgggaagtgcctttgtgaagagatctgatgagttctcacttgattgaatataacagatatcaatatctttattcttctcaagctcttgagtgtaggcaaagaattttggggttatatgttttattttgtcacttttgatgtatccttctttcatttgagcaatacatgcagcattgtcttcatacaacgtcataggcttcttgtctactgataatccacaagaagtttggatatgttgtgtcattgattttagccatacacattcacggcttgcttcatgtagcgcaataatctcagcgtgatttgatgaagttgttacgagtgtttgtttctgtgaacgccaagaaattgcggtgcctccacgagtaaatacatatccggtttgggaacgtgccttatgtggctcagataaatatccagcatcggcataaccaatgatactttgattggtgtcttttgagtacaaaagtctcaaatttgtcgttcctcgtagataacgaaatatatgtttaattccgttccagtgcctctttgttggatatgaactgaatcttgccaataaatttacagcaaaagatatatctggtctagtgcaatttgcaagatacataagggcaccaatgacacttagatatggtacttctggaccaagaataacttcatcatcttcacatggacggaatggatccttttctatgtttaatgatcttacaaccattggagtacttaatgaatttgatttatccatattaaaacgtttaaggatcttttctgtataatttgtctggtgaacaaaaattccacattcttttttttctatttgcaaacccagacagtacttggtttttccaagatccttcattttgaattcttccttcaagtacatcataacctcttgaatttctttattcgttccaatgatgtttaaatcatcaacatatacagcaataattacacattcggatattgttttcttgatgaacacacaagggcatattggatcatttacatatccctttttcatcaagtgctcacttagccgattataccacattcggccggattgcttcaacccatataatgatctttgcaattttacagaataaaattctctgggttttgaactttgtgcctcaggcatcttaaatccttcaggaatcttcatgtatatatcactatcaagtgatccgtataagtaagccgtaacaacatccatcagacacatttccaaattttcagacactgccaaactaatcaaatatcgaaacgtaattgcatccataacacaagaatacgtttcttcataatcaattccaggcctttgagaaaaaccttgtgcaacaagtctagctttatatcttactatttcatttttctcatttcgctttcgaataaaaacccatttgtatccaacaggttttacaccttcaggtgtggggactataggtccaaaaacattacgtttatttagcgaatctaattcaacctggatgacatctttccattttgcccaatcatgacgagttttacattcaccaaaggtttttggttcatgatcctcgttttcatttatgatgttacatgccacattataagaaaatatctcatcaatatcttctatatcttttcggttctatatttttccagtattaatataattgatagagatttcacgattctcgtcagtttgtggttctgacagaacattttcatcatcaggtatttcttctggaacaccattttctattttatgatcatcgtgtttctctatgcctttttttttccgaggatttttatcattggaaccgactggccttccacgcttcaagcattttatgacatcatgagtgtcttcaatttgtttctttggaatttcaattcgagcaggggcatttacagcatgtatatatgattttgttaccctttttgtgtctgcaaatgcatctgacatttgatttgcaattctttgcaagtgcacaatttgctgtacatctttctcacattgtttggtccttggatccaaatgtaacaatgatggtacataccatgtgatttctttttcgatgtgtttcttttctccccctaacattgggaagatttcttcattaaaatgacaatcagcaaaacgtgctgtaaacacatcgcctgtctgaggctcaagatatcgaatgattgatgggctatcataaccgatataaataccgatttttctttgaggacccatttttgatcgttgaggtggtgcaataggcatatacaccatacatccaaaaattcttagatgagaaatatttggttctttaccaaatgcaagctgcaatggggagaatttatgatatgcacttggtctgatgcgaattaatgccgcagcatgtaaaattgcatgtccccatatagaaatagggagttttgttctcataatcattggtctagcaatcagttgtagacgtttaatcaatgattcagctaatccattctgtgtatgaacatgagcaacaggatgttcaacagtaattctcattgacatacaatattcattgaaagtttgggaagtaaattctccagcattatcaagtcttattttcttgattgtataatcggaaaattgattccgcaattttattatttgagctattaatcttgcaaatgccacattccgagttgacaataagcatacatgtgaccatctgctagaggcatcgattaataccataaaatatcgaaatggtccacatggtggatgaattggcccacaaatatcaccctgaatgcgttcaagaaatatgggtgattctgtttggattttagctggcgatggtcttataataagttttccaagagaacatgctttacattgaaacttattattctgaaagatcttctcgtctttcaatggatgaccatgcgtattttcaataattcttcgcataattattgaaccaggatgtcccaatcgatcatgtcaattgattaatattgaagaactattaaccaccatatttgattcgattggccttatatgtgtataatgcaatccagtagggagcattgataatttttcaaccacatatttctttcctgatttatatgtggtaagacacatatatttctgattttcatcagttatcgtctcagtatcatatccatgagaatatatgtcattaaaactcaacaaatttcttttcgattgtggtgaatataaagcatcatttatcagaaattttgtaccatttggtaacaaaaattgtgctttaccacaaccttcaatcaagtctacaggacctgatattgtattcaccattgtttttgttggttttatttccaaaaaatatctttcatctcgcagaatagtgtgcgttgtaccactatccagaatgaaaatttccatgatattatttccatgtttgctcatagcattttccatatcaaacttcacaaaaatgcaataaagaaaaattaagtataatacaaatgcaaaatataacatgctttataatacaagaatgcataaaaatacaaatttgttacaatctaatcccaccaatcttttaatcaatgtcttcgaaatcattcaaaaaatctgcagcattgaaactagttgaaccaattaaatggtcactattttcaacaaaattggtctcttttcctttttcctttgtcgattctttatagagtttacataggtgctcaggggttcgacaaatatgtgaccaatgtcctggattgccacatctataacaaacactctcagatctttttgagtgattttcattttcactcgtattttcatgctgcctttttggtgggtggttcgtgacgttcttttgagatgagttattgaaataactcgattattttcatatccacggccacgaccacgaccgcgataatttttacgtccacgtccacgtccacgcccacgcccacttcctcgacctcgtccacgaccaaattCTGGTCTAtgtctttgattttggttttcatttttcattacgacatttgcttcaggaaatgccgttgatccagtgggtcgggattgatgatttcttattaacaattcgttgttcttttccgccacaagaagacatgcaataagttcagaatatctcgtaaaaccacgcactctatactgttgctgtagagttatatttgatgcgtgaaaagtggaaaacgttttctcaagcatttccatctctgtgacttcaagtccacataattttaattgcgagactattcgatacatcgcagaattataatcattgacttttttaaagtcttggattcTCAAcgaattccattcatcacgggcggtcggaagtatcactttccttatatgctcaaatctttctttaaaccctttccataaaatcattgggtctttttctgtgagatactcacatttcaacccttcatcaagatgtcggcgtaagaaaatcattgcctttgctttatcttgtgaggttgatatattaatttctttgatggtatcacttagacccaatgactcaagatgcatctctacatcgagagttcatggcatataattctttccagtgatatcgagcgcaacgaattcaatctttgccaaatttgacatagtggtactagaaaaataacaatgcattttattagttaatttctattagtatgataatacaaaataatggaaggacgaaaattacaagtgcgtatataaatagataaaaaatctgtggtggaaaatcgccggtgagtacaaaactcgtgagcatgatgatcatagtcgttatgaaaaatagccctAGAAAGGTCAaaaactccatcttcttctttttcgaaaaaaaaccgaggagaaaatattttgagagaaagagtgaatttggtgtgattgaaaatgagtttgagtgaacatatttatagggcaaaaatttagccgtttgtgaccgttgggggtaaagaaaaaattcgagtatgtgttgaataaaatttgtgataatgatgcaatgcatataatgataatcataattaaataattatgtatatcatatcacattattataaggtcagtgtcgtagacagccttttatataatgttgtaaaattataccaatatagttagtataaagtcaggtatagtatatcatatcacattattataagatcggtgttgtaatacccggtattttaatacgtaaattcgcatgcataattatgaaatttatttatttaaaattttagattatgggttaaatatttatgtgaaattatttgtgcatgttttaagttatttttaggcatttaacccataattagtgattttcatgatttatggaaatttaattattttatcgcgtagacgggaccgtggacggacgagatgacaactttctatccaatttatttcatgagccttttaagagcccaaaaatattattttgagttttatctcctcaaaattttcagtatttaattttatataattttaggagtccatttttatccaaatttagccaaaatattgacttttaattacctttaaaattccctaaaataattatttcgggatttttaagttagttatcagattttacttattatttagagtttttaagttatatatattgtatatttaaaatccttattaatattttaattaccctatattctaattaaatcaaaaacaaattttctacCCTACATTAAAACCTTCAGCCGCCTCCAACATCTTCATCAACCCTCCTTCACGCCTCTTTATCAGAAAAATcagccccatagccgatcaagcttaattcttgaggatttttggtcgttcgtcgtcctggaatcgttctacgcgcctacttctcttcaacttgttgaatatttttgactttttcttgtattttggagcgtcgaaaaatatagagaaccttcgagcgatcgtgctgataacgtgttgtgaaaaagtaaaaatttacggtaaaaagtaaatactccaaaaacttaaaatatatcaaactctacactttataatatttttatctcaactcaattgtatctttcatcacaaatgaagacctatttatagatccacatttgagattagtccaaaaataaatacatcatcatctacatcatcacacactaattttcacattttacaactcaatattcaacattcaacattcaatattcaatataatattaataataataatatttttcaacaacgtatataaaatttcaagaaaaaaaaatgtctcaTCTGTCGTCTACTGCACCAACAAATAATAATTACAAGTCTTAAGTCATAAGACCGATCATGAAGTGTTGAGTGGATAATTCGGTCCTACCCATGGGTGATGTGGACTTGTTTGATTCATGTAGAATCCACATGATTTGCATCAATCACATACTTTCACATACCCATGGGGTAGGATCGAACCTATTATCCCATGGGTCGAATCGAACCTACCAGTGTTGAGTAGCTCTGTCAAACATTGGTTAGTGAGGTAAGTCGGTCTGTCATTATCGACAAATCTTAAATTCACCAATTCAACATGTGACGACCAATAATTAGATTGAGTGACTCGGCCAACCATTTTGATTATTCAAGGACTCGAGATATAGTTAACTCAAGTCAactcatttattttatgttgcgAGTGGACTGATCTAATAAACACTTAGACATTGTTTTGTTCAcaatattactaatatatgtataactcatccCATCCCATCACacgttcttttcatcatattatttattcatacattaagtatttattttacatcaatcaaatcattaattatttatttcatatcaatcaaatcattgaattcaaattaatatattaccccttctaaataatataatttttattttatttattgttaaaagaacaaaatagtcatttaatatttttatataaaatttaatcaatcatatcaaataaaccataatctatcaatcaaatccaatattaTTTTagctatcatttcttatttattttttattacattatattacttatctatacaTTACTTATATCATACCTCAAACCAAACAGTGACTTAATCTATTTTAACTGTTTCAGAGTGCCTTTCGTTAGAGAAATTAGgggataaaattaatatttttttaaaaaaatatttttattaaatattattgcgTTTGgttaaaaaatcatttattttttttttaaaaaacacttaaaaatatttttcaaaaaactaaaatttctttAAACTCTTTGTAAACTTACAATTTCTATATCCGAACTCATTTTATggtgaattttaaatttaggcTGCTGTATCACTtcgttttataaaaaaaaataaatgattagATTCGAAGAAATAGTACCTCTGCCACGATAAACCTGTCATATCCGCACCTCTCCTCGATAATCTACAAGAACTTTCAAATTTCAACCAATCTCAACGGTCGGATCGTCAGTCCCAATACCTGATCTTGGCCGTCCGATATCTCAATATGCTCGAGATTTATCGTCCCTTGTCCGAACCCCACCTGCCCCACGACTCAGCGTACGCTCATTAGTTTACCAAATGTTGCATAAACATACTCATTCTTGGGTTTTAATGCCATTGTAATACAGCACATTCTAGAGAGAGACAGGTGATACTGGCGACAGCTCTGACAATTTCTTCCACATGAGAGAGAGAATGGGTTttggttttgaattttttttttgggttttgaaTCCGAGTGTTTGTTCGCTTTCTAGGGACTTTGTCTGCTTGCGTTGAAGCTTTCTCTATTCTCGTTCAACTTGGAATCGGGGACGCCAGCCATTTTCAAATTTGGGTGGATAAATCACTAAATCAACTTGACCACTCTTGGCAGAAACTTCTCAGTTCAAGATTCTCGTGTGATTCTACTTTTCTTGGCTCTAGTTAACATTTGTTCGACGAAAGAAAAAGATTTTTGTTCTAAAATTTTCCTGCTTTCTTGTTTGGAAAGGTAAAATTTTCCGGGCATTTCCTTTTCTTTGCCATTTGTGTGACCCCCCACCGTGAGAGTGTAACAGTGCGCGTTTCTGTGTGAAAGTTTTTCTGTTTCAAGTTTGACTGATCGTGGGATTTTGTGGGGATTTCAAAAAGTTCAATTCTTTAAGGAAAATTCGTTCCTATTTTGTGAAAATTGGAAGCAAAATATGATTGAAATTTGTTAAATTTATGGGCTGGAGTTTTTGTCTGGATATCTTAAGTTTGAAGTCTTAAATATAATATGTATAGGATTCTCTTTGAACACAAAAGGGGAGACAAATGAGGATCAAGTTATTAAGGTTCCTTTGTGTAAAGAAAAGGTTATAGCCACTTGTTACTAATTCCTTTCTCTTAAAGATTGATCTTTTAAGTTGTCTTGTCATACTTATTCTTTGAGAAAACCTGTTTCAAGAGAGTGACAGATAAGGAAAGAAAGAGGGATCGGGGTGGATTGTGGGTaaaatatttatgttttccCCAAATTGAAATCTAGATGAGTGCTGGGTACTGATTGATctatcattatatgggttgattTCTTGACTGTGATTTTTGCTTGCAGAACTAGTAGATATGCACTAACTTGGTGGCTGGAAATTAAAGGTTTTGAGTGCCTTGAATGGTAGGCAAAAGACAAAGCAAATTAAGGTTACTATgcgttattttaatcatttatatatttattgctCCAATTTCTTATGAT
It encodes:
- the LOC140890666 gene encoding uncharacterized protein, translating into MEVDTETSTSVQELVSSLEQATLMASRIPATTDPFQLHQIRSTLLSAHRRLSLFLNQPPPENSVASAVGVAGDDNDVQMGDEEDEQNSRAATTATVAVDKVEERMRDCFIQNKRPKRALSPSTAVAAEQRRTWENDGLRDDAVVAEYDPYATKLRSLDLIYQFHG